TAATTATGGGCGGGTTTATCGCTCAGGCTATATCTGACGGCAACCTATTGGTGCAAGAATTAAACAAAGTTGTGTAGGAGCTACTATTGTAAATGGAAAAATTTAGAGACGAATTTTATAACGAAGCCAGCGAGCAGCTTGAACAACTAGAGGCAAGATTATTAGAGCTAGAGCAAACTCCCGATGACGATGAAATAATATCGGCTGTTTTTAGAGGGCTGCATACCATTAAAGGCGGAGCCGGTATGTTTGGCTTTGATGAAATTAAAGATTTTACCCACGAAATTGAAACTGCTTTTGAATATGTGCGCGAAGGCAAAGTACTACCCAGCCCCGAGCTGGTAACCATTACCTTGCTGGCGCGCGACCATATAAAAGAGTTAATGAACAGCGATGGTCAGGCCGACAAAGCCGCCGGCGATGCCATTATAACTAGCTTTAGGCAATATGTAGAAGAAAATAAGGTAGATGGCGTAAGCCTTACGGCTGGCACGCAGGGAGGAACGTGGGTGAGCGAAAATGAAGATAGCGGCGTAAAACGTTATAGCATTTATTTTAAGCCGGCTGCAGGGGTCTTTTTAAATGGGACTAATCCCATTTTACTTTTAGACGAAGTAGCTAGTTTGGGCGAGGTGCAAATAACGGTAGATACCGGCAGCTTGCCCGATTTTGCAAGCTTTAATCCCGAGCAAAGTTATTTAGCGTGGAACATTGTGCTTACCAGCACCAAAGGTATGGTTGATGTACAAGATGTTTTTATCTTTTTAGATAGCGATAGTATTATTAAGATAGAAGTAAGCAAAGAAGCCGCCGCCGATGAGGCCGGCAGTACTTATGCCGCGAGCGAAGCCGGCGCCGCTAACTTAATTATTGGTGATGATGACGAAGAAGAGCAACCGGCCGTTAAAGCCGAAGCGGCGGCTGAGAAAAAAGAAGAGCAACCGGCCGGTGAAGCAGCCCGGCAGCCGGTAACCATCGTTAAAAGTAATGTTAAAGATGTGCTTAACCGCAGCGTTAAAGTTGACAGCGAAAAATTAGATAAGCTGGTCGATTTAGTGGGCGAGCTGGTAACTTTTAGCGCCCGTCTTAGCCAAGTTGGCCAAGAAAGCCATAACGCCAGCTTTGCTTCGCTGGCCGAACAAGCCGACCGTTTAATCGGCGAACTGCGCGATACTAGTATGGGTATGCGTATGGTGCCCATCGGTACCACTTTTAATCAATTTAAACGCACCGTGCGCGATTTAGCCAACGCTTTAAACAAAGATGTGCAAATGATTGCCGAAGGTGAAGAAACCGAGCTGGATAAAACCGTTATCGAGCGCTTAAATACCCCCATTATGCATATTATCCGTAATAGTATGGACCACGGCATCGAGCTGCCGGAGCAAAGAGCTGCCGCCGGTAAAGACAGGCGGGGTACCGTTAAGTTGGTAGCCGAACACTCGGGAGCCTTTGTTGATATTATTATTAGCGATGACGGAGCCGGCTTAAACCGCGAAAAAATTCTTAAAAAAGCGGTGGAAAAAGAGTTAATATCGGGCGGGGAAAATTTAACCGACGAAGAAGTGTACGACCTTATCTTTGCTCCCGGTTTTTCGACGGCCGAGAAGGTAACCGATGTTTCGGGGCGCGGCGTGGGTATGGACGTAGTTAAAAAAGAGATAGCGGCTTTAGGCGGCAGCGTGCAGGTAAAAAGCAAAGCCGGCGAAGGCAGTTCGTTTACTTTAAAAATACCGCTTACTTTGGCTATTATCGAAGGGCTTATGGCTAAAATTGCCAATGCTTACTATATCTTCCCGCTCTCCAGCGTGGAGGAATGCAGCGAGTTTTCGCGTGCCACAACCGAAGTGCGTAATCACACCGATTTTATTAACTGGCGCGAACAACTAGTGCCTTATGTTAATTTAAGGCAATATTTTAATTTAGGCGGCGACGAACCGGTAAGCGAGCAAATCGTTATTGTTAATGATAACGGCTCTTACTTAGGTTTTGTGGTAGATAAAGTTATTGGTAACCTTCAAACGGTTATTAAACCGCTAGGTAAATTTTACCGCAATGCACGCGGTATTAGCGGAGCAACAATTTTGGGTGATGGTACGGTGGCGCTTATCCTCGATTTATATAAGCTGGCCGATATGATTTCGCAGGAAGATAAAGCTTTAAAGGTAGGTTAAATGGTAAATCCTTTAGACATGAATGTCTCTCTTACAGACAAAGAATTTAAAGTTATTGCCGATTTTGTCGAAAGCCATTTGGGCATTAAAATGCCCGATGGTAAAAAAATTATGCTTCAAAGCCGCTTAAAAAGCCGCTTAAAAAAGCTTAATATGGCCAGCTTTGCCGAGTATATTAATTATGTCTTTCACTCTGCTAAAGGGGCCGACGAAGAATTGGTGCACATGATTGATGTGATAACTACCAATAAAACCGAGTTTTTTAGGGAGAGCGACCACTTTACCTACATGACTGATACGGTATTGCCGGAGATTACGGCCGGGAGCAGCCAAATTAAAATTTGGAGCGCCGGCTGTAGTACCGGTGAAGAGCCTTATACCTTAGCGATTGTGATGGAAGAATTTAAGCGTAAAGCTAACCGCAGCGATTTAGATTACAGTATTTTAGCTACCGATATTAGCACGCGTGTGCTGGAAAAAGCCCGCAACGCCATTTATGCGATGAGTAGCGTAGAAAATATATCGCTGGAGCTTAAAAAACGTTACTTTTTGCGCAGCAAAGAGGCCGAGAAAGATTTAGTGCGTTTAAGGCCCGAAATCCGTAAAAAAATTACTTTCCAGCGGCTTAATTTTATGGACGAAAAATTTAATGTTCCTAATAATTTCGATATTATTTTTTGCCGAAATGTGATAATATATTTTGATAAAGAAACGCAGGAAACCCTAATTAATAAGTTTTGCCAGCACTTAAAACCTAATCGTTTTTTATTTTTGGGACACTCCGAAACGATAATGGGCATGGATTTGCCGCTAAAAACTTTAGCGCCAACCACTTATAGGAGAGTATAAGGTGAGTGATAAAATTAAAGTAATGATAATTGACGATTCGGCCGTCGTGCGCGAAGCTTTGTCAAATATCTTATCTTCCGACCCCAAAATTGAGGTAGTGGCTACGGCGCAAGACCCAATTTTTGCTATTAAAAAATTAGAAAGTATTACACCCGATGTTATTACGCTGGATATTGAAATGCCGCGTATGGACGGGTTAAGTTTTTTGCGTAAACTTATGGCCAGTAAACCAATCCCGGTGGTTATTTGCAGCAGCAAGGTGGAAGCCGGCAGTCAAATCGCTATAGAGGCTCTGGAGCTTGGCGCAGTAGAGCTTATCTTAAAACCTAAATTAGGCACCAGACAGTTTTTTGAAGAAAGTAAAATAGCGATATGCGATATTGTTAAGGCGGCTTATCACACTAAAGTTAAAGTGAAGCCTTCTTTAGCGGTCAATACCAAAACTTTTGAAACTACTAAATTAAATGCCGATTCGGTGATAGCCCCCAGCGATTTTGTCGCTAAACATTTTATCGATACCGAAAAGATTGTGGCCATTGGCGCTTCTACCGGCGGTACGGAGGCTCTTAGGGTGTTGCTGGAAGGTTACCCGGAGGATTGTCCGCCTACCATCATTGTGCAGCACATGCCGGAGTTTTTTACAGCCAGCTTTGCCGATAGGTTAAATGGGTTATGTAAAGTTAGGGTTAAAGAGGCTGCCAAC
This portion of the Spirochaetaceae bacterium genome encodes:
- a CDS encoding chemotaxis protein CheA, which produces MEKFRDEFYNEASEQLEQLEARLLELEQTPDDDEIISAVFRGLHTIKGGAGMFGFDEIKDFTHEIETAFEYVREGKVLPSPELVTITLLARDHIKELMNSDGQADKAAGDAIITSFRQYVEENKVDGVSLTAGTQGGTWVSENEDSGVKRYSIYFKPAAGVFLNGTNPILLLDEVASLGEVQITVDTGSLPDFASFNPEQSYLAWNIVLTSTKGMVDVQDVFIFLDSDSIIKIEVSKEAAADEAGSTYAASEAGAANLIIGDDDEEEQPAVKAEAAAEKKEEQPAGEAARQPVTIVKSNVKDVLNRSVKVDSEKLDKLVDLVGELVTFSARLSQVGQESHNASFASLAEQADRLIGELRDTSMGMRMVPIGTTFNQFKRTVRDLANALNKDVQMIAEGEETELDKTVIERLNTPIMHIIRNSMDHGIELPEQRAAAGKDRRGTVKLVAEHSGAFVDIIISDDGAGLNREKILKKAVEKELISGGENLTDEEVYDLIFAPGFSTAEKVTDVSGRGVGMDVVKKEIAALGGSVQVKSKAGEGSSFTLKIPLTLAIIEGLMAKIANAYYIFPLSSVEECSEFSRATTEVRNHTDFINWREQLVPYVNLRQYFNLGGDEPVSEQIVIVNDNGSYLGFVVDKVIGNLQTVIKPLGKFYRNARGISGATILGDGTVALILDLYKLADMISQEDKALKVG
- a CDS encoding protein-glutamate O-methyltransferase CheR, encoding MVNPLDMNVSLTDKEFKVIADFVESHLGIKMPDGKKIMLQSRLKSRLKKLNMASFAEYINYVFHSAKGADEELVHMIDVITTNKTEFFRESDHFTYMTDTVLPEITAGSSQIKIWSAGCSTGEEPYTLAIVMEEFKRKANRSDLDYSILATDISTRVLEKARNAIYAMSSVENISLELKKRYFLRSKEAEKDLVRLRPEIRKKITFQRLNFMDEKFNVPNNFDIIFCRNVIIYFDKETQETLINKFCQHLKPNRFLFLGHSETIMGMDLPLKTLAPTTYRRV
- a CDS encoding chemotaxis response regulator protein-glutamate methylesterase, which encodes MIIDDSAVVREALSNILSSDPKIEVVATAQDPIFAIKKLESITPDVITLDIEMPRMDGLSFLRKLMASKPIPVVICSSKVEAGSQIAIEALELGAVELILKPKLGTRQFFEESKIAICDIVKAAYHTKVKVKPSLAVNTKTFETTKLNADSVIAPSDFVAKHFIDTEKIVAIGASTGGTEALRVLLEGYPEDCPPTIIVQHMPEFFTASFADRLNGLCKVRVKEAANGDKLERGKVLIAQGNKHMLLKRTGTSYYVEVKDGPLVTRHRPSVDVLFRSVAMHAGKNAVGVILTGMGDDGARGMLEMKQAGAINLAQDEATSVVFGMPAEAINLGGVDKVLPLNNIANEILKLAK